In Balaenoptera ricei isolate mBalRic1 chromosome 4, mBalRic1.hap2, whole genome shotgun sequence, the following are encoded in one genomic region:
- the DPH3 gene encoding diphthamide biosynthesis protein 3 isoform X1 yields the protein MAVFHDEVEIEDFQYDEDSETYFYPCPCGDNFCITKEDLENGEDVATCPSCSLIIKVIYDKDQFMCGETVSAPSTNKELVKC from the exons ATGGCGGTGTTTCACGACGAGGTGGAGATCGAGGACTTCCAATATGACGAGGACTCGGAGACGTACTTCTATCCCTGCCCGTGTGGAGATAACTTCTGTATCACCAAG GAAGATTTGGAGAATGGGGAAGACGTGGCAACGTGCCCTAGCTGCTCTCTCATTATAAAAGTGATTTATGACAAA GATCAGTTTATGTGTGGAGAGACAGTCTCGGCCCCTTCCACCAACAAAGAGCTAGTTAAATGCTGA
- the DPH3 gene encoding diphthamide biosynthesis protein 3 isoform X2, with the protein MAVFHDEVEIEDFQYDEDSETYFYPCPCGDNFCITKDQFMCGETVSAPSTNKELVKC; encoded by the exons ATGGCGGTGTTTCACGACGAGGTGGAGATCGAGGACTTCCAATATGACGAGGACTCGGAGACGTACTTCTATCCCTGCCCGTGTGGAGATAACTTCTGTATCACCAAG GATCAGTTTATGTGTGGAGAGACAGTCTCGGCCCCTTCCACCAACAAAGAGCTAGTTAAATGCTGA